A part of Bufo bufo chromosome 7, aBufBuf1.1, whole genome shotgun sequence genomic DNA contains:
- the C1QTNF8 gene encoding complement C1q tumor necrosis factor-related protein 8 isoform X2, with the protein MTVMHLPVVVILASVVSVDAAAPRTFLWQEVGNPSCVRCCEASEEPAEPPKKSRIKEYVVYPMPRVQPRIEMTILKGEKGEMGGKGPPGVSGKEGERGSLGPQGFKGQKGQTGPSGNSCKIQYAAFSVARRKSIHSTEYFQNVVFDTVFVNLYEHFNMFSGTFICYIPGIYFFNLNVHTWNLKETYLHIMKNSEEIAILYAQPSDRSIMQSQSLMLHLKDRDEVWVRMFKRERENALYNDETDVYIIFNGYLVKAMDD; encoded by the exons ATGACCGTGATGCATCTCCCGGTGGTCGTCATCTTGGCATCTGTTGTGTCTGTTGATGCTGCAGCACCAAGAACATTTCTATGGCAGGAAGTCGGCAATCCCTCATGCGTCCGCTGTTGTGAAGCCTCGGAGGAGCCTGCAGAGCCCCCCAAGAAGAGCAGAATAAAGGAATATGTTGTCTACCCTATGCCAAGAGTCCAGCCTCGTATAGAGATGACTATTCTAAAAG GTGAAAAGGGTGAAATGGGTGGAAAAGGGCCTCCAGGAGTCTCAGGAAAGGAAGGGGAACGAGGATCACTCGGACCACAAGGCTTCAAGGGTCAAAAGGGTCAAACGGGTCCATCAGGGAATTCATGCAAGATCCAATATGCAGCATTTTCCGTGGCCCGTCGTAAATCCATACACAGTACTGAATATTTCCAAAATGTTGTATTCGACACAGTGTTCGTGAACTTGTACGAGCACTTCAACATGTTCTCGGGAACCTTCATCTGCTACATTCCTGGGATCTATTTCTTTAACCTTAATGTACATACATGGAACTTAAAGGAGACCTATCTACATATCATGAAGAACAGTGAAGAGATAGCCATTTTGTACGCACAACCCAGTGACCGCAGTATCATGCAAAGTCAAAGTCTTATGCTCCATCTGAAGGACAGGGATGAGGTCTGGGTGCGGATGTTCAAAAGGGAACGAGAGAACGCATTATATAATGATGAGACTGATGTCTACATTATTTTTAATGGCTACCTGGTCAAGGCAATGGATGACTAA
- the C1QTNF8 gene encoding complement C1q tumor necrosis factor-related protein 8 isoform X1, whose amino-acid sequence MDPRGWYMIKAKMTVMHLPVVVILASVVSVDAAAPRTFLWQEVGNPSCVRCCEASEEPAEPPKKSRIKEYVVYPMPRVQPRIEMTILKGEKGEMGGKGPPGVSGKEGERGSLGPQGFKGQKGQTGPSGNSCKIQYAAFSVARRKSIHSTEYFQNVVFDTVFVNLYEHFNMFSGTFICYIPGIYFFNLNVHTWNLKETYLHIMKNSEEIAILYAQPSDRSIMQSQSLMLHLKDRDEVWVRMFKRERENALYNDETDVYIIFNGYLVKAMDD is encoded by the exons CAAAGCCAAAATGACCGTGATGCATCTCCCGGTGGTCGTCATCTTGGCATCTGTTGTGTCTGTTGATGCTGCAGCACCAAGAACATTTCTATGGCAGGAAGTCGGCAATCCCTCATGCGTCCGCTGTTGTGAAGCCTCGGAGGAGCCTGCAGAGCCCCCCAAGAAGAGCAGAATAAAGGAATATGTTGTCTACCCTATGCCAAGAGTCCAGCCTCGTATAGAGATGACTATTCTAAAAG GTGAAAAGGGTGAAATGGGTGGAAAAGGGCCTCCAGGAGTCTCAGGAAAGGAAGGGGAACGAGGATCACTCGGACCACAAGGCTTCAAGGGTCAAAAGGGTCAAACGGGTCCATCAGGGAATTCATGCAAGATCCAATATGCAGCATTTTCCGTGGCCCGTCGTAAATCCATACACAGTACTGAATATTTCCAAAATGTTGTATTCGACACAGTGTTCGTGAACTTGTACGAGCACTTCAACATGTTCTCGGGAACCTTCATCTGCTACATTCCTGGGATCTATTTCTTTAACCTTAATGTACATACATGGAACTTAAAGGAGACCTATCTACATATCATGAAGAACAGTGAAGAGATAGCCATTTTGTACGCACAACCCAGTGACCGCAGTATCATGCAAAGTCAAAGTCTTATGCTCCATCTGAAGGACAGGGATGAGGTCTGGGTGCGGATGTTCAAAAGGGAACGAGAGAACGCATTATATAATGATGAGACTGATGTCTACATTATTTTTAATGGCTACCTGGTCAAGGCAATGGATGACTAA